In the Topomyia yanbarensis strain Yona2022 chromosome 3, ASM3024719v1, whole genome shotgun sequence genome, one interval contains:
- the LOC131687056 gene encoding uncharacterized protein LOC131687056, with the protein MATATRNKKAKQFKHLHARRAYIVGSIDLIRDFEETFDESKSSEIPFRIERLDKLIDELEGIETELDSMRCGDPIFSESRAELQTLYFRLTLTSKLPVTRPVSPSVPVIDTTNVPSGMRLLELRLPEFDGNPEEWAGFHDLFKAMIHDNVLLSNIQKLHYLRASLKADAARIICSLPIASTSYAVAWKIISDRYEDKNLLIKQHISALFSTTPLRNESASELSDLADEFEKHVQILDSLETKAQHWDSVLVELLFSRMDTNAQKLYENQRDKTKRPSYEELVKFIHEHSRTLQSLKLSQTAISFAESKSPKPRSVANHSTLEHTPKCAACKQSHYLFQCEYFRSRTPQQRFELVKRNGLCINCLKATHLAKKCTSGSCKYCQQKHHTLLHLPPSPTLLATEAPPHRQPAAVSMLQQQPQFANKMSHSSSVALLSDSVVTSVDHSVSLSSPPVFAPFPAPSGTVAPSTNISQTVAPVSRGDSTILLFTALVKVRDNLGQYQLARALLDSGSQSNFVSESLCQRLALRRSKVNMPVSGIGQAVVNVRYSVSVQLSSRFGSLEHSLDCLVLPNLTVNLPTRTVDISAWNDPKHLPLADPQFNVCNGIDIIVGAELFSMILQAEQICFNAHLPVL; encoded by the coding sequence ATGGCGACTGCCACGCGAAATAAAAAGGCAAAGCAGTTCAAACATCTGCACGCCAGGCGTGCCTATATTGTGGGATCCATTGATCTGATCCGTGATTTCGAGGAAACGTTTGACGAATCAAAATCATCCGAAATTCCTTTCCGCATTGAGCGGCTCGATAAACTGATTGATGAGCTCGAAGGCATTGAAACCGAGCTCGATTCTATGCGGTGCGGTGATCCCATATTTTCAGAATCCCGCGCAGAGTTGCAGACACTGTATTTTCGCCTGACTTTGACTAGCAAACTGCCCGTCACTCGCCCAGTTTCTCCTAGCGTCCCAGTGATTGATACTACTAATGTACCTTCTGGTATGCGTCTCCTAGAGCTGAGACTGCCTGAGTTTGATGGGAACCCTGAAGAATGGGCAGGTTTCCATGATTTGTTTAAAGCGATGATCCATGATAATGTTTTGCTTTCAAACATCCAAAAGCTGCACTATCTTCGAGCATCATTGAAAGCGGACGCAGCTCGCATCATTTGCTCTCTTCCAATAGCATCCACCAGTTATGCTGTTGCCTGGAAGATAATTTCCGATCGCTACGAAGATAAAAATTTGCTCATAAAGCAACATATTTCTGCCTTGTTTTCCACCACACCTCTTCGGAATGAATCAGCAAGTGAGTTATCGGATCTTGCTGATGAGTTCGAAAAACACGTTCAAATTTTGGATTCACTGGAAACTAAGGCGCAGCATTGGGATTCTGTGTTGGTGGAGCTTCTTTTTAGCCGGATGGACACCAACGCACAGAAGTTGTATGAAAATCAGCGGGACAAAACCAAACGTCCATCGTACGAAGAACTAGTGAAATTTATACACGAGCATTCAAGAACTCTTCAGTCACTCAAGCTCTCCCAAACAGCTATTTCTTTTGCGGAGTCAAAGTCTCCCAAGCCACGCTCGGTGGCCAACCACTCTACCTTGGAGCACACTCCGAAGTGTGCTGCGTGCAAACAAAGTCATTACTTATTTCAATGCGAGTATTTTCGATCACGAACTCCTCAGCAACGTTTTGAGTTAGTGAAACGAAACGGGTTATGCATTAACTGCCTGAAAGCCACCCACCTGGCCAAAAAGTGTACTAGCGGTTCTTGCAAATACTGTCAACAGAAGCATCATACACTGCTTCATCTTCCTCCTTCTCCCACATTGCTCGCAACGGAAGCTCCACCACACAGGCAACCTGCAGCAGTATCGATGCTCCAGCAGCAGCCGCAGTTTGCAAACAAAATGTCGCATTCTTCTTCCGTTGCGCTATTAAGTGACTCCGTCGTCACTTCGGTCGATCATTCGGTTTCGTTGTCGTCGCCGCCGGTATTCGCGCCCTTCCCCGCTCCGTCCGGTACAGTCGCACCTTCCACCAATATCTCTCAAACAGTTGCACCTGTCTctagaggtgattccactataTTGCTATTCACTGCTCTTGTCAAAGTTCGGGACAATCTCGGACAATACCAGCTCGCTCGTGCCCTTTTAGACAGTGGATCACAATCAAATTTCGTTTCTGAATCATTGTGTCAACGCCTAGCATTGAGGCGCAGTAAAGTGAACATGCCAGTTAGTGGCATCGGCCAAGCCGTTGTGAATGTGCGATATTCAGTGTCAGTGCAATTATCATCTCGTTTCGGATCACTTGAGCACAGTTTGGACTGTCTGGTGCTGCCAAATCTAACCGTCAATCTGCCAACTAGGACGGTAGACATCAGTGCATGGAATGACCCCAAACACTTGCCATTGGCGGACCCACAATTCAACGTTTGCAATGGCATTGACATCATCGTTGGGGCTGAGCTGTTTTCCATGATCCTGCAAGCGGAGCAAATCTGCTTTAACGCACACCTTCCGGTTCTATAG
- the LOC131692284 gene encoding glutactin-like, whose protein sequence is MSPLSKLLARQIGHLAQKPNPSLLTSCHLQKRMCSSTTETTQEEPHPIVHLPGLGALRGSMTKGAWSGVPIQQFLNIRYAEPATGDRRFKAPIPAEPWEGIQDVSKRGRTAPYYGDMKKVPKEELKNNLEDCISLCVYTKDLSGKKPVVVYVHGGGFYSGSALQHPPEYLLEKDIVLVVPQYRLAALGFLSTKTENIPGNAGVMDVLLALQWVQKYISHFGGDPEQVTAFGQSAGAGILSALTFSPVTEESLFSKVIYNSGAGLASSWSFDVNCERNARDIARRAGCDPKAPLEEVEKFLMQLDTYTLLKSFSQHMWQGTPNGVNTIGGHRFTLGGPSGIFPKTPYEVMKRGGGRKNLPMLTGVVKHEGTFALVDIFTILAHMKLLKDSEFMRYDLLEEVSRIYGSTENSNTLGPLIARAMFDVEDLVSGDIRRLIPGLIDYSGATIIKTTVLRSAQFNSRYNPDKTYVYSFDYYGEHSRFGFDQDVSRIPFDGGVHHTNDLLYLFPYPKSAAKLNPQDTEIAKKMVDLWTSFAIDGVPRTKDLPEWPTFNKLYGPYLHIDKKFSIGHNFLDELTVTNDEARAAAKK, encoded by the exons ATGTCACCACTTTCAAAATTGCTAGCCCGACAAATCGGCCACCTAGCGCAGAAACCAAACCCTTCACTATTGACATCATGTCACCTGCAGAAACGCATGTGTTCATCGACCACCGAAACTACCCAGGAAGAGCCTCACCCAATCGTACACCTACCAGGGCTGGGAGCGCTACGTGGTTCCATGACCAAGGGTGCCTGGAGCGGTGTTCCTATTCAGCAATTTCTCAACATACGCTATGCAGAACCTGCGACAGGAGATCGACGTTTCAAGGCACCCATACCTGCTGAACCTTGGGAAGGAATACAGGATGTTTCCAAACGTGGTCGAACAGCACCGTACTACGGTGATATGAAGAAAGTACCCAAGGAAGAACTGAAGAACAATCTGGAAGATTGCATAAGTCTTTGTGTTTACACGAAAGAT CTTTCAGGCAAAAAACCGGTAGTGGTCTACGTACACGGCGGCGGGTTCTACAGTGGCAGCGCCCTTCAGCACCCTCCAGAATATCTGCTCGAGAAGGACATCGTGCTCGTAGTACCGCAGTATCGACTAGCCGCTCTCGGATTCCTATCTACCAAAACCGAAAATATACCAGGCAACGCTGGCGTCATGGATGTTCTACTGGCATTGCAATGGGTTCAAAAGTACATTTCCCATTTCGGGGGTGATCCCGAGCAAGTGACAGCCTTTGGTCAATCTGCCGGAGCGGGTATCCTTTCGGCACTGACGTTTAGCCCGGTTACGGAAGAATCATTGTTCAGTAAGGTGATCTATAACTCGGGAGCAGGACTAGCGAGCAGCTGGTCGTTCGACGTCAACTGTGAACGAAATGCTAGGGATATTGCCCGGAGAGCAGGCTGCGATCCAAAAGCTCCGTTGGAAGAGGTTGAAAAGTTCCTGATGCAGTTGGATACCTACACATTGCTGAAGTCATTCTCGCAACATATG TGGCAGGGAACACCAAACGGTGTCAATACGATCGGCGGCCATCGTTTCACTCTTGGAGGACCCTCAGGAATATTCCCTAAGACTCCATATGAGGTGATGAAACGAGGAGGCGGACGAAAGAATCTACCAATGCTAACAGGGGTTGTGAAACATGAGGGTACGTTTGCGTTAGTGGATATATTTACAATATTGGCACACATGAAATTATTGAAGGATAGCGAATTTATGCGGTACGATTTACTGGAAGAGGTATCACGAATCTATGGATCTACAGAGAACAGTAACACGTTGGGCCCACTGATCGCCAGAGCAATGTTTGATGTGGAGGACTTGGTATCAGGAGATATTCGTAGACTTATACCTGGGTTGATCGAT TACAGCGGAGCAACAATCATCAAAACCACGGTTCTGAGATCGGCGCAGTTCAATAGTCGTTACAACCCAGACAAGACCTATGTCTACAGCTTTGACTATTACGGCGAACACAGTCGCTTCGGTTTCGATCAAGATGTCAGTCGGATACCATTCGACGGTGGCGTTCACCACACGAACGATCTTCTGTACTTGTTCCCATACCCTAAGTCCGCAGCAAAACTCAACCCACAGGATACAGAGATTGCCAAAAAGATGGTTGATCTTTGGACATCGTTCGCGATAGATGGCGTTCCAAGGACGAAAGATCTCCCCGAATGGCCTACGTTCAACA AATTGTACGGTCCATATCTGCATATAGACAAGAAATTTAGCATCGGGCACAACTTCTTAGATGAGCTGACTGTCACGAACGATGAAGCTCGAGCCGCCGCGAAGAAGTGA